In Nitrospirota bacterium, the genomic window CTTGTTGATAAATACGGCATTGTCGAAATTGGGGTGTTTGGTTCTTATGTAAGAAATGAGCAGAAGCACGGCAGCGACATTGATATTGTAGTACAGCTGAAACGTGAGACTAAAACGCTCGATAATTTCATAGGTTTAAAATCTTATCTGCAAAAAAAGCTGCGAGCTAAGGTTGATATAGTACTCAGGGATGGCCTGAAAGAAACGTTAAAGAAGTACATTTTACAAGAGGCAGTTTATGTCTAAAAGGGATTGCTAAATATCATGGGTTTGAGAAACATTATCGTTCATGAATATTTTGGGATAGATATGGAATTATTATGGAGTATAATTAAAG contains:
- a CDS encoding nucleotidyltransferase family protein → MLKRGKPSNLEEVVDILKEHRSILVDKYGIVEIGVFGSYVRNEQKHGSDIDIVVQLKRETKTLDNFIGLKSYLQKKLRAKVDIVLRDGLKETLKKYILQEAVYV
- a CDS encoding DUF86 domain-containing protein gives rise to the protein MGLRNIIVHEYFGIDMELLWSIIKVDIPQLNKEMENLIDK